The Methanothrix soehngenii GP6 genome has a window encoding:
- the trpD gene encoding anthranilate phosphoribosyltransferase yields MAKDLLKIVSEESLKHFGGKVDELIKGRNLTRGEASDLFRQILNDEQPDLQQGAFLAAITAKGATAEEIAGIWEAIYEVDTLKVRPCVQGPLADNCGTGMDSIKTFNISTAASIVAAADKINMAKHGSRAITSSCGTVDMLEQLGIDVDCDVDLVKRSIEVAGIGIFNGMSGKVHPSALSRILSQIRFGTVLNIAGSLANPALPAYGVRGVYSREMVLPIARAMKEIGYKRAFVIHGRSGDDLRGMDELSTLGRTDVAELDEDGRIREYALNACDLGLEKGDESALLNRGNIEEEAVRLLRVLSGFDRGDRRDIVCLNAAPLLCITGRSEDLLEGVEKAGDIIDSGLAVKKLLHWVREQNRDPGERLERLEGMLELARA; encoded by the coding sequence ATGGCGAAAGATTTGCTGAAAATAGTGTCGGAAGAGAGCCTGAAGCATTTTGGGGGAAAGGTGGACGAACTGATCAAAGGTCGGAACCTGACCCGAGGCGAAGCCTCAGATCTATTCCGTCAGATCCTGAATGACGAGCAGCCGGATCTGCAGCAGGGGGCGTTCCTGGCTGCCATCACCGCCAAGGGGGCGACAGCTGAGGAGATCGCCGGCATCTGGGAGGCGATATATGAGGTGGACACATTGAAGGTCCGCCCATGCGTCCAGGGGCCGCTGGCTGATAACTGCGGGACGGGCATGGACTCGATCAAGACCTTCAACATCAGCACCGCGGCCTCGATTGTGGCGGCGGCGGACAAGATCAACATGGCCAAGCACGGTTCTCGGGCCATAACCTCCAGCTGCGGCACAGTGGATATGCTCGAGCAGCTCGGGATAGACGTTGACTGCGATGTGGACCTGGTGAAAAGGAGCATCGAAGTGGCAGGGATCGGCATATTCAACGGCATGAGCGGCAAGGTCCATCCCTCTGCCCTCTCCAGGATCCTCTCTCAGATCAGGTTCGGCACCGTTCTGAACATCGCTGGCTCTCTGGCCAATCCCGCTCTGCCCGCTTACGGTGTTCGCGGGGTCTACAGCCGAGAGATGGTTCTGCCAATAGCCAGGGCTATGAAGGAGATCGGCTACAAGAGGGCCTTTGTTATCCACGGCCGGAGCGGTGACGATCTGCGGGGGATGGATGAACTCTCGACTCTTGGAAGGACGGATGTAGCAGAGCTGGATGAGGATGGCAGGATCAGGGAATATGCCCTAAATGCCTGCGACCTGGGCCTGGAGAAGGGGGATGAGTCTGCTCTTCTCAACCGTGGGAATATCGAAGAGGAGGCAGTAAGGCTCCTTCGAGTTCTGTCGGGTTTTGACCGCGGGGATAGAAGGGATATTGTATGCCTGAATGCTGCGCCATTGCTCTGCATCACCGGCCGCTCAGAAGACCTGCTAGAGGGAGTGGAGAAGGCGGGAGATATCATCGACAGCGGACTGGCGGTAAAGAAGCTGCTCCATTGGGTACGAGAGCAGAACCGGGATCCAGGGGAGAGGCTGGAGCGGCTGGAGGGAATGCTGGAGCTGGCACGTGCCTGA
- a CDS encoding alcohol dehydrogenase catalytic domain-containing protein gives MKAAVLKRPKNLALMDLPRPRCPPGGALIRVEACAVCGTDIKMLDQGHRDLCYPRILGHEVVGRIEEIDRKVQADGRQLRAGELVQVWPGIACGHCHACFRGADNRCRDMKIIGFNIDGGFAEYLALPLPAQSFSEHFGISTALNRLPEEVDPALFTLAEPLACCINGQEQARVGEGDTVLIWGGGPIGALHALLAEMRGAGEILLAERLPGRIREIKRHTSARVIGWFSGNREEGQDPFEEAERTILSETDGRGVDVILTATPEVKIDQRQMRLLAPGGRICIFSGPQPGDYEGMIDLRSMHYLEQTITGAYGCSSRQNRMAASLLESGGIRANWIITKRADLARISDAFEHSSRRAGLKSVVCAV, from the coding sequence ATGAAGGCGGCTGTGCTGAAGAGGCCAAAGAATCTGGCGCTGATGGATTTGCCAAGGCCTCGGTGCCCTCCAGGAGGGGCGCTGATCAGGGTCGAGGCTTGCGCTGTCTGCGGCACGGACATAAAGATGCTCGATCAGGGGCACAGGGACCTCTGCTATCCGCGCATCCTGGGGCATGAGGTTGTGGGCCGGATAGAAGAGATAGACCGCAAAGTGCAGGCTGATGGCCGTCAATTAAGGGCAGGCGAGCTGGTCCAGGTCTGGCCGGGCATCGCCTGTGGACACTGTCATGCCTGCTTTCGGGGTGCAGACAACCGCTGTCGGGACATGAAGATAATCGGCTTCAACATTGACGGGGGGTTTGCCGAGTACCTGGCCCTGCCCCTGCCAGCTCAGAGCTTTTCTGAGCATTTTGGCATCAGCACCGCTCTAAATCGCTTGCCCGAGGAAGTGGACCCGGCCCTCTTCACCCTGGCCGAGCCTCTGGCCTGCTGCATTAACGGCCAGGAGCAGGCCAGGGTCGGAGAGGGTGACACCGTCCTGATCTGGGGCGGAGGACCGATTGGCGCTCTTCATGCCCTTCTGGCGGAGATGCGGGGGGCAGGAGAGATCCTGCTGGCAGAGAGGCTGCCCGGACGGATCAGGGAGATCAAGAGGCATACCTCTGCCCGGGTGATCGGCTGGTTTAGCGGCAACCGGGAGGAGGGGCAGGACCCGTTCGAGGAAGCGGAAAGGACAATCTTGAGCGAGACCGATGGCAGGGGAGTTGACGTTATCCTCACTGCCACCCCTGAGGTGAAGATCGACCAAAGGCAGATGAGGCTGCTTGCCCCTGGTGGGAGGATATGCATATTCTCTGGGCCCCAGCCGGGCGATTATGAGGGGATGATCGACCTGCGATCGATGCATTACCTCGAGCAGACCATAACAGGAGCATATGGCTGCAGCAGCCGGCAGAACAGAATGGCTGCCAGCCTCCTGGAATCAGGCGGGATCAGGGCGAACTGGATCATCACCAAAAGAGCCGATCTAGCCCGAATCTCGGATGCATTTGAGCACTCCTCCAGGCGAGCAGGATTGAAGTCTGTTGTCTGTGCGGTTTAG
- the cobT gene encoding nicotinate mononucleotide-dependent phosphoribosyltransferase CobT, producing the protein MPEWIYPDFGPRPKRPLFLCIISNTDTGKIPGLSAAGTSPELTDYTPGADAELVETNRIITMPELPEAPGGSPTPAVVTKAALNLTGINSLFVASGLRKKPAVPYVELGGQPGGDIRKKSAVIDPQGTFERARRLGSKLAGLSDCIFIGESIAGGTTTALAVLRALGYREKVSSSFVSNPTGLKEQVAAEAMARAGVAPGSLKGDPMEAIRELGDPMMPCALGLISGLSGSRVVLAGGTQMATVLALAKALDLKGDISIATTKYIMEDTTANFRQIVEATGRPYFYADPGLESSKIPGLQVYAQGYVKEGVGMGGASLLAGLYGFSQQQLVSETDRVLMTVELPKK; encoded by the coding sequence ATGCCAGAATGGATCTACCCCGATTTCGGGCCGCGCCCTAAGCGGCCACTATTCCTCTGCATCATATCCAATACGGACACCGGAAAGATACCTGGCCTCTCGGCGGCAGGAACCTCACCCGAGCTGACAGATTACACCCCAGGCGCAGACGCCGAGCTGGTGGAGACTAACAGAATTATCACCATGCCCGAGCTGCCTGAGGCTCCCGGAGGCTCGCCCACCCCGGCGGTGGTCACCAAAGCGGCCCTGAACCTGACGGGCATCAATTCTCTCTTCGTAGCCTCGGGCCTGCGAAAGAAGCCGGCCGTCCCTTATGTCGAGCTGGGAGGCCAGCCGGGAGGCGACATCCGAAAAAAGAGCGCTGTCATAGATCCCCAGGGGACATTTGAGAGGGCCAGGCGGCTGGGAAGCAAGCTTGCCGGGCTCTCAGATTGCATATTCATTGGGGAGTCAATAGCAGGCGGCACAACCACAGCTCTTGCCGTTCTCAGGGCACTCGGCTACAGAGAAAAGGTCAGCAGCAGCTTCGTCTCCAATCCAACAGGGCTCAAGGAGCAGGTGGCAGCAGAGGCAATGGCCAGGGCAGGAGTGGCTCCGGGCAGCCTGAAGGGTGACCCAATGGAGGCGATACGGGAATTGGGCGACCCCATGATGCCCTGCGCCCTGGGATTGATCAGCGGCTTATCCGGGAGCAGAGTGGTGCTGGCAGGGGGAACGCAGATGGCTACGGTGCTGGCATTGGCGAAAGCCCTGGACCTGAAAGGCGACATCTCCATTGCCACCACGAAGTACATCATGGAGGACACGACCGCCAACTTCCGGCAAATAGTGGAGGCTACGGGCAGGCCATACTTCTATGCCGATCCGGGGCTGGAGAGCTCAAAGATTCCCGGGCTGCAGGTCTATGCCCAGGGTTATGTCAAAGAGGGGGTGGGCATGGGCGGAGCCAGCCTTCTGGCCGGGCTTTATGGATTCTCTCAGCAGCAGCTGGTCAGTGAGACCGACCGGGTACTGATGACAGTCGAGCTTCCCAAGAAGTAG
- the pscS gene encoding O-phospho-L-seryl-tRNA:Cys-tRNA synthase, whose protein sequence is MLENLEKFTRLKRDVAQINVDPLQRGGILTPEARAALVEWGDGYSICDFCAGMLDHIRNPPVEEFVHSILPEFLDIDEVRVTHGAREGKFAAMHSLCQKGDFVVMDGNAHYTSVLAAERAGLNVEYVPSSKEPDYAISSEGYALAIERAYEKKGNVTLALLTYPDGNYGNLADARAIADVCHDYGVPLLLNGAYSVGRMPVKARELGADIIVGSGHKSMAACGPVGVLGASEEYARIIFKPSATKKNKEVELLGCTVRGAPLITLMASFPTVVERVGRWPEELENARWFSSEMEKMDLVQVGDRPHNHDLMFFLTERLYDISQTAKGGRYFLYREMKDRGVCGIKPGLTRQFKLSTYGLGRPELEVVLNALSEIIESHEKDEKGDKNEKGANGS, encoded by the coding sequence ATGCTTGAAAATCTTGAGAAGTTCACCAGGCTTAAGAGGGATGTTGCCCAGATAAATGTGGATCCCCTGCAGAGAGGTGGAATATTGACTCCCGAGGCAAGGGCCGCTCTGGTGGAGTGGGGCGATGGCTACTCCATCTGCGATTTTTGCGCCGGGATGCTGGATCACATAAGGAATCCTCCAGTGGAGGAGTTTGTGCACAGCATACTCCCGGAGTTCCTGGACATAGATGAGGTTAGAGTCACCCATGGTGCGCGGGAGGGGAAGTTCGCTGCCATGCATAGCCTATGCCAGAAGGGGGATTTCGTGGTGATGGATGGCAACGCTCATTACACCTCAGTTCTGGCAGCGGAGCGAGCGGGACTGAATGTGGAGTATGTGCCCTCCAGCAAGGAGCCGGATTATGCCATAAGCTCTGAGGGATATGCTCTAGCTATAGAGAGAGCCTATGAGAAGAAGGGAAACGTAACCCTGGCCCTTCTGACCTACCCCGATGGCAACTACGGTAATCTGGCTGATGCGCGAGCGATCGCTGATGTCTGCCACGATTACGGTGTGCCGCTCCTTCTCAATGGCGCCTACTCGGTTGGCAGGATGCCGGTGAAGGCTCGGGAGTTGGGGGCAGACATAATCGTAGGCAGTGGCCACAAGTCCATGGCCGCCTGCGGGCCGGTGGGCGTCCTGGGAGCCTCGGAGGAGTACGCCCGGATCATATTCAAACCATCCGCCACAAAAAAGAACAAAGAGGTGGAGCTATTGGGCTGCACGGTGCGAGGAGCGCCCCTCATAACCCTGATGGCCTCATTCCCAACAGTGGTAGAAAGGGTGGGCCGCTGGCCCGAGGAGCTGGAGAATGCCCGCTGGTTTTCCAGCGAGATGGAGAAGATGGATCTGGTCCAGGTGGGAGATCGGCCGCATAACCACGATCTGATGTTCTTTTTGACCGAGAGGCTCTATGATATATCTCAGACTGCAAAAGGAGGTCGCTACTTCCTCTACCGGGAGATGAAGGATAGAGGAGTGTGCGGCATCAAGCCTGGCCTCACCCGCCAGTTCAAGCTGAGCACATATGGCTTGGGCCGTCCGGAGTTGGAGGTGGTCTTGAATGCACTCTCTGAGATCATCGAGTCCCATGAAAAGGACGAAAAGGGAGATAAAAACGAAAAGGGAGCAAATGGGTCTTAA
- a CDS encoding glycerophosphodiester phosphodiesterase family protein, with protein MALVIGHRTARALAAENSLEGIRAAKRCLADYVHVDVRLSRDGKLVLMHDDSVDRTTDGKGMVQDLNCIELKAIRAGNEPVPTLAEALSLAEELELGVVVEMKEEGLEALVADVVPKKKSIITSSYHASLREIKEISDLKTGIIITSLPIKPVELALWADADAIFPEKVNPRLFKEAHQKGLEVYPGVVNTVAQAAWLLRLGADGLVTDDPCLIREALDQPVKATGQSNCEYYPCHHFEGQDCTHCFCPLYPCRDEELGRFVRTKRGKRFWSCIDCKLVHRPIVAKYLAEHPESTTEELKALAD; from the coding sequence ATGGCTCTGGTGATAGGTCACCGCACAGCCCGCGCGCTTGCCGCAGAAAACAGCCTGGAAGGGATAAGAGCCGCGAAGCGCTGCCTTGCGGATTATGTCCATGTGGATGTGAGGCTCTCTAGGGACGGAAAGCTCGTGCTGATGCATGATGATAGCGTGGACAGAACCACAGACGGCAAGGGAATGGTCCAGGATCTCAACTGCATTGAGCTTAAGGCGATCCGTGCCGGAAATGAGCCAGTTCCCACTCTGGCAGAGGCTCTATCCCTGGCAGAAGAGCTGGAGTTGGGGGTGGTGGTGGAGATGAAAGAAGAGGGCCTGGAAGCCCTGGTGGCTGATGTAGTGCCGAAGAAAAAGAGCATCATCACCTCCTCCTATCACGCCAGCCTGCGCGAGATCAAGGAGATCTCCGATCTCAAAACCGGCATTATTATCACCTCACTGCCCATAAAGCCGGTAGAACTGGCCCTTTGGGCTGATGCGGATGCCATATTTCCAGAAAAGGTAAATCCCCGTCTTTTCAAGGAGGCGCATCAGAAGGGCCTTGAAGTCTACCCGGGGGTGGTCAATACGGTAGCTCAGGCGGCTTGGCTTCTCCGGCTGGGGGCGGACGGTCTAGTAACAGACGATCCCTGTCTGATAAGGGAGGCGCTGGACCAGCCGGTCAAGGCCACGGGCCAGTCCAACTGCGAATACTATCCCTGCCACCATTTCGAAGGTCAGGACTGCACCCATTGCTTCTGCCCCCTTTATCCCTGCAGGGATGAAGAGCTGGGCAGGTTCGTGAGAACAAAGAGGGGTAAGAGGTTCTGGAGCTGCATCGACTGCAAGCTCGTTCACCGGCCAATTGTGGCGAAATATCTGGCAGAGCACCCAGAATCGACTACAGAAGAGCTTAAAGCCCTGGCGGACTGA
- a CDS encoding HD domain-containing protein — translation MNDQKNRRTISDNKAIFVSEAREVIRDPVHGSISTDPLEWQIIRSRPVQRLKGIKQLGLVEAVYPGANHTRFEHSLGTMHMAGRMAEHLGLSSEEVRKVRLAGLLHDLGHSALSHAVEGVLGRNPEVQPLLKGKRASGHEEFTQDIISCHPFGQEAIRIAERDFGDADKLFAEVADIARGRIPPLGQIIVGDLDADRVDFLLRDSHHSGVSLGLVDTDQILQSLTICKGRIVLVGQGDYRAEMSQTAAESMLIARAHHYNALIYHPSVQSIRAMLLTALENALSRMNEDDAKRRIELFFREYTDPDLLRFIWETGDDVSRDLLQRIKFGQEIPLAARFDHRSLAPDIRMALSTISRHGRMRKLFEDTLCKKYGALVSITAGSGVPRSVRTQADSFLYDESALAAGLVKSLTRQIAISFFSDDRPEISLDEVMEQAAKLLSFIRSESYLPIDGLLLLFYALHNMLSERYGEKILVPRIRNITWLYRTVARLRDLGSGGLSGLFDYSFHSEYGFPYSERLFEDIQILVANGMIYQDQRHYEINGQWLQRYEYMLTAEGIRYAKEVALSYSKEHEMLQILLKQDKHTIPFDVVSLNLKRYSGAKASTTPA, via the coding sequence GTGAATGATCAAAAAAACCGCCGAACTATCAGCGATAATAAGGCGATCTTCGTGAGCGAGGCAAGAGAGGTCATTCGCGATCCAGTCCATGGGTCCATCTCGACAGATCCGCTGGAGTGGCAGATCATCCGATCCCGTCCAGTACAAAGGCTTAAGGGGATAAAGCAGCTGGGCCTGGTGGAAGCAGTCTATCCCGGGGCCAACCACACCCGATTCGAGCATTCCCTGGGAACCATGCATATGGCCGGGCGAATGGCCGAGCACCTGGGTCTCTCCTCTGAGGAGGTGAGAAAGGTTCGGTTAGCCGGGCTGCTCCACGACCTGGGTCATTCCGCTCTCTCTCATGCTGTTGAGGGGGTCTTAGGCCGCAACCCCGAGGTTCAGCCCCTGTTGAAGGGCAAAAGAGCTTCCGGGCACGAGGAGTTCACCCAGGATATAATCTCCTGCCATCCTTTCGGCCAAGAGGCCATAAGGATTGCAGAAAGGGATTTCGGCGATGCGGACAAGCTCTTTGCAGAGGTCGCAGACATAGCCCGGGGAAGGATTCCGCCCCTGGGGCAGATCATAGTCGGCGACCTGGATGCAGACAGAGTGGACTTTTTGCTCAGAGACTCCCATCATTCTGGCGTATCCCTGGGCCTGGTGGATACAGACCAGATCCTGCAGTCCCTCACCATCTGCAAGGGCAGGATAGTCCTCGTCGGCCAGGGTGACTATCGGGCAGAGATGTCCCAGACGGCAGCGGAATCAATGCTCATCGCCCGGGCGCATCATTATAATGCCCTTATCTATCATCCTTCTGTCCAATCCATAAGGGCCATGCTTCTCACGGCGCTGGAGAACGCTCTGTCCAGGATGAATGAGGATGATGCCAAAAGGAGGATAGAACTATTCTTCCGGGAGTACACCGATCCGGACCTTCTGCGGTTCATCTGGGAGACGGGAGATGATGTCTCACGGGATCTACTGCAGCGTATAAAATTCGGCCAGGAGATACCGCTGGCTGCCAGGTTCGACCACCGGTCCCTCGCGCCGGATATCAGAATGGCTCTGTCCACCATCTCCCGCCATGGGAGGATGAGAAAGCTCTTCGAGGATACCCTCTGCAAAAAATATGGGGCCCTGGTGAGCATCACCGCGGGCAGCGGAGTGCCCAGGTCCGTGAGAACCCAGGCGGATAGCTTTCTCTATGACGAATCCGCCCTGGCCGCGGGCCTGGTAAAGTCGCTGACCCGCCAGATCGCCATATCCTTCTTCTCCGACGATCGACCGGAGATCTCCCTTGATGAAGTTATGGAGCAAGCGGCAAAGCTGCTGTCCTTTATCCGCTCCGAGAGCTATCTTCCAATCGATGGGCTATTGCTGCTCTTTTATGCTTTGCATAATATGCTCTCCGAGAGATACGGTGAGAAGATCCTGGTTCCCCGGATCAGAAACATAACCTGGCTCTACAGGACTGTTGCCAGGCTCAGGGACCTGGGCTCTGGTGGGCTTTCAGGACTATTTGATTACTCCTTTCATTCTGAATATGGATTCCCCTATAGCGAGAGGCTTTTCGAGGATATTCAGATCCTCGTTGCCAATGGCATGATCTATCAGGACCAAAGGCACTATGAGATCAATGGCCAGTGGCTGCAGAGGTATGAGTATATGCTCACTGCTGAGGGAATACGCTACGCTAAAGAGGTTGCTCTATCCTATAGCAAAGAGCACGAGATGCTGCAGATCCTTCTTAAACAGGATAAACACACCATCCCCTTTGATGTGGTGAGCCTCAATCTGAAGAGATACTCTGGTGCAAAAGCGTCAACTACCCCGGCCTAA
- a CDS encoding nascent polypeptide-associated complex protein: MSPKKMKGMLKSMGIDIDELEGVIEVVIRMPDKEIVIQNASVAIMDAHGQRSYQISGDATERPLSGTEANEGPELEIPESDVDLVVAQTGANHEDARAALLEAKGDLAAAILLLAPK; this comes from the coding sequence ATGAGCCCCAAGAAGATGAAAGGCATGCTCAAGAGCATGGGAATAGACATCGATGAGCTAGAAGGAGTCATTGAGGTTGTCATCCGCATGCCTGATAAGGAGATCGTTATACAAAACGCCTCTGTCGCGATAATGGATGCCCATGGGCAGCGCAGCTATCAAATATCCGGCGATGCCACTGAGCGCCCTCTCTCCGGAACGGAGGCAAACGAGGGACCGGAGCTTGAGATCCCCGAGTCAGATGTGGACCTGGTTGTCGCCCAGACGGGTGCAAATCATGAAGATGCAAGAGCGGCCCTCCTGGAGGCAAAAGGCGATCTAGCGGCAGCAATTTTGCTGCTCGCACCGAAGTGA
- a CDS encoding PAC2 family protein, whose protein sequence is MFESRVACICGLPGIGSVGKVAADYLSNALKCSGIKPFYSHSFPSQVMVSDGLAELMHAELLRSQDKENIFVLSGDTQPLDVQGMYQLAGEILQAIESEGVTDVITLAAFVGDATAKILGSATDPESAAVLHDSGITLLRSGAIGGMNGLLAGLAPLYNMRGFCLLGTSSGADLIDIPAATNLLYAIRDLFKLDLDFSLMESIIDEPDEPAPEEVDMNYC, encoded by the coding sequence ATGTTTGAGTCTCGAGTTGCCTGCATCTGCGGCCTTCCAGGAATTGGAAGCGTGGGAAAAGTGGCTGCCGATTACCTAAGCAATGCTCTGAAATGCAGTGGCATTAAACCGTTCTATTCCCACAGCTTCCCGTCCCAGGTAATGGTTTCTGATGGCCTGGCGGAGCTCATGCACGCAGAGCTATTACGTTCCCAGGATAAGGAGAACATATTCGTGCTCTCCGGGGATACCCAGCCTCTGGATGTGCAGGGGATGTATCAGCTGGCAGGAGAGATTTTGCAGGCAATAGAATCTGAAGGGGTAACGGATGTGATAACCCTGGCCGCATTTGTGGGAGATGCGACTGCGAAGATACTCGGCTCGGCCACAGATCCTGAATCTGCAGCTGTTCTCCATGATTCTGGGATTACCCTGCTCCGCAGCGGAGCTATCGGCGGGATGAACGGCCTTTTGGCAGGGCTGGCGCCTCTCTATAATATGAGAGGCTTTTGCCTGCTGGGAACAAGCTCCGGAGCCGATCTGATAGATATTCCGGCGGCCACAAACCTTCTTTATGCCATCAGAGATCTGTTCAAGCTCGATCTTGATTTCTCCCTGATGGAGTCGATCATCGATGAGCCGGATGAGCCCGCCCCGGAAGAAGTGGACATGAACTATTGCTAA
- a CDS encoding damage-control phosphatase ARMT1 family protein, with translation MAVLRVASNCYPCLLDRAKFECDMVFTREEDKKAAVEELLDFMACHKGGVPALMGTERELIIKRRSGSSDPYRELKEESNQVARDLLPRAVEFYEQSPDKIEALIRIASAANSMEFGVKGHDFDNLTFGRVFADTLQENLHADMAELKRRLQSFGKILYLTDNCGEVIFDLFVIEKLKEMGKTVVVGSKSEPIINDVTADELKSFSDVDVIPTGNVVGTALEHLSPEASVLLFDPEWLILSKGMGNFETMSEFDQRLKGRLIYILRAKCEPVAAKMAVPRGSLVARPI, from the coding sequence GTGGCCGTATTGAGGGTGGCCTCCAACTGTTATCCCTGCCTTCTGGACCGGGCGAAGTTCGAGTGCGATATGGTCTTCACCCGGGAGGAGGATAAGAAAGCGGCAGTAGAGGAGCTGCTGGACTTCATGGCCTGCCATAAGGGCGGTGTTCCGGCTCTTATGGGCACAGAAAGAGAGCTCATCATTAAAAGGCGAAGCGGAAGCTCAGATCCATATCGGGAACTGAAGGAGGAGAGCAATCAGGTGGCAAGGGACCTCTTGCCACGGGCAGTGGAGTTCTATGAACAGTCTCCGGACAAGATCGAGGCCCTGATCAGAATTGCCTCGGCTGCCAACTCCATGGAGTTCGGGGTCAAGGGCCACGATTTTGATAACCTGACATTCGGCAGGGTCTTTGCTGACACCCTTCAAGAGAACCTGCATGCGGATATGGCTGAATTGAAAAGACGGCTTCAGTCTTTTGGCAAGATACTTTATCTGACAGACAATTGCGGCGAGGTCATATTCGATCTATTTGTAATCGAGAAGCTAAAGGAGATGGGCAAGACCGTGGTGGTGGGATCGAAGTCCGAGCCCATCATCAATGATGTCACCGCCGATGAATTGAAGAGCTTCTCGGATGTGGATGTGATACCAACCGGCAATGTGGTGGGAACGGCACTTGAGCACCTGAGCCCAGAGGCCTCGGTACTCCTATTCGATCCGGAATGGCTGATACTGTCCAAGGGCATGGGCAACTTCGAGACCATGTCCGAGTTCGATCAGAGGTTGAAGGGCAGGCTGATCTATATCCTGCGTGCCAAGTGCGAGCCTGTGGCGGCTAAAATGGCAGTTCCAAGGGGATCGCTGGTAGCGAGGCCGATTTAG
- a CDS encoding arginase family protein: MKVAITYHEDFGRHGFSVLKERIQPSFEKLMESGLVDGIEVQVFRAKPAPMELVAKAHTEGHMANMETDQYRDVAILSAGSVMMAAEMVAAGQAESAFAFTGTAGHHASRGSCWGFCYFNDVAITILRLKEMGFERFLIVDVDPHFGDGTRDFFREDPDVFHINLHSGTGEEHDPQRNNYDIGLSFGADNERFLSALKSGLVLARDFDFQIAFVIFGHDSHQDDYGGFNLTFEAYPRMAQIVKEAVGDKGLVFVLSGGSCVHVGERVIPDIVRVLSGRWPY; encoded by the coding sequence ATGAAGGTTGCAATTACATATCATGAGGATTTCGGCAGGCATGGCTTTAGCGTTCTGAAGGAGAGGATTCAGCCATCCTTCGAGAAGCTGATGGAGTCCGGGCTGGTGGACGGGATTGAGGTGCAGGTGTTTCGGGCCAAACCCGCTCCAATGGAGCTGGTGGCGAAGGCTCATACTGAAGGGCACATGGCCAACATGGAGACGGATCAATACCGGGATGTGGCCATTTTGTCCGCAGGGAGCGTGATGATGGCCGCAGAGATGGTGGCTGCTGGTCAGGCAGAGTCTGCCTTCGCCTTCACCGGAACCGCCGGGCACCATGCTTCAAGAGGAAGCTGTTGGGGATTCTGCTACTTCAACGACGTAGCGATCACCATACTGCGCCTTAAGGAGATGGGCTTCGAGCGCTTTCTCATAGTGGACGTGGACCCCCATTTCGGCGATGGTACGCGCGACTTTTTCAGGGAAGATCCAGATGTATTTCATATCAACCTGCACAGCGGCACCGGCGAGGAGCATGATCCACAGAGGAACAATTACGATATCGGCCTCTCTTTCGGAGCAGATAATGAGAGATTCCTCTCTGCCCTTAAGAGCGGTCTGGTGCTGGCAAGAGACTTCGACTTTCAGATAGCTTTTGTCATCTTTGGGCACGACTCCCATCAGGACGACTATGGTGGGTTCAACCTAACCTTCGAGGCCTATCCCCGGATGGCTCAGATAGTAAAGGAAGCTGTGGGCGATAAGGGTTTGGTCTTCGTTCTCAGCGGCGGATCCTGTGTGCACGTAGGTGAGAGGGTCATTCCCGATATCGTTCGGGTGCTGTCGGGAAGGTGGCCGTATTGA